One genomic segment of Musa acuminata AAA Group cultivar baxijiao chromosome BXJ3-3, Cavendish_Baxijiao_AAA, whole genome shotgun sequence includes these proteins:
- the LOC103977919 gene encoding subtilisin-like protease SBT3.10, with translation MGSQHLLSSMLLLLFLSSFIQMVALGRTPSSTKLLYIVYMGERQQEDPDLVTASHHDMMSSVLGSKEEAVSSIVYSYKHGFSGFAAMLTESQADQIAELPEVISVNPSRSVPLHTTRSWDYLGIGYEQTQPTGLLRRGNFGDGIIIGVVDSGIWPESRSFDDHGYGPVPSRWKGTCEVGQNFTVNHCNRKIIGARWYAGGVDPSLIEGDYQSPRDSEGHGTHTASTAAGSLVSDASFHGLGAGTARGGAPRARLAIYKACWAKAGCPDAAVLKAIDDAIHDGVDILSLSLGAILFSIFASIHAVAKGITVIFSGGNDGPVPQTISNDLPWVITVAASTMDRSFPTILTLGDNRTVVGQSILYESTDGEFKELADGGSCSRDVLNSSDVVGKIVLCYELAIASSSPPKLHFPLAAINVQEAGGKGIIFAQYSASILNYIDEICNGTVCVFVDYEIGKQIKDYVTNTRSPLVMVSLTRDMVGSGVMSPRVAAFSSRGPSILFPDLVKPDITAPGVLILAAVKDSYKFESGTSMSCPHVSGVAALLKAAHPQWSPAAIKSALVTTAHTANAYGFPIEAEGVPRKLADPFDFGGGHIDPNKAADPGLIYDVDPEDYFKFFNCTYGPSTSCDLVDSRLYRLNLPSISIADLKKTPLTVWRTVTNVGDTDSIYRAMVESPPGVNMVVEPSLLQFNASTTTHSFAVTFTPLQMVQGDFNFGSLTWFDDGKHAVRIPIAVRVIIHDSFSDTS, from the exons ATGGGTTCCCAGCATCTTCTATCCTCTATGCTTCTACTTCTCTTCCTTTCAAGCTTCATCCAAATGGTAGCACTTGGACGTACACCATCATCGACCAAG TTGCTGTACATAGTGTACATGGGAGAGAGGCAACAGGAAGATCCAGACCTTGTGACTGCGTCGCACCATGATATGATGTCTTCCGTACTGGGGAG CAAGGAGGAAGCTGTGAGTTCAATTGTCTACAGCTATAAGCATGGCTTCTCGGGTTTTGCAGCCATGCTTACAGAATCTCAAGCAGATCAAATTGCAG AATTGCCGGAGGTGATCAGCGTCAATCCAAGTCGCAGCGTTCCGCTGCATACTACACGAAGCTGGGACTACCTTGGTATTGGTTATGAACAAACCCAACCCACAGGACTACTTCGAAGAGGCAACTTCGGCGATGGCATCATCATCGGAGTTGTCGACTCAG GCATTTGGCCGGAATCGAGAAGCTTCGACGACCATGGTTACGGCCCCGTCCCATCCCGTTGGAAAGGAACGTGTGAAGTAGGTCAAAACTTCACCGTCAACCACTGCAACCGCAAGATCATCGGTGCAAGATGGTACGCCGGAGGCGTCGACCCTTCTCTCATCGAAGGAGACTACCAGTCTCCCCGGGATTCCGAGGGCCACGGAACGCACACGGCTTCCACGGCAGCAGGCTCGTTGGTGAGTGATGCGAGCTTCCATGGTCTGGGCGCCGGCACAGCGAGAGGAGGAGCTCCTCGTGCCCGGCTAGCAATCTACAAGGCATGCTGGGCAAAAGCAGGGTGTCCCGACGCTGCTGTGCTGAAGGCGATAGACGATGCTATCCATGATGGTGTGGACATCTTATCACTCTCACTTGGGGCCATACTTTTCTCAATCTTTGCTTCCATACATGCGGTAGCAAAGGGGATAACTGTGATCTTCTCTGGAGGCAACGATGGTCCCGTTCCCCAGACCATTTCTAATGACCTGCCGTGGGTGATCACGGTGGCAGCCAGCACCATGGATCGATCGTTTCCTACCATCCTAACCCTCGGAGACAACCGAACCGTGGTG GGACAATCCATCCTCTATGAATCCACCGATGGAGAATTCAAAGAGCTAGCAGATGGTGGGAG TTGCTCGCGCGACGTTCTGAATTCGAGTGATGTAGTCGGAAAGATTGTGCTCTGTTACGAGCTTGCCATCGCCTCAAGCTCACCACCCAAGCTACACTTTCCACTGGCTGCCATTAATGTTCAGGAAGCAGGAGGGAAGGGCATTATCTTTGCACAGTACTCCGCCAGCATCCTAAACTACATCGACGAAATTTGCAACGGCACCGTTTGCGTCTTTGTAGATTACGAGatcggaaaacaaataaaagattatGTAACGAATACAAG ATCCCCGCTGGTGATGGTGAGCCTAACGCGGGATATGGTCGGGAGTGGAGTTATGTCGCCCAGGGTCGCAGCTTTCTCGTCGAGAGGGCCGAGCAtattgttcccagatctagtcaaG CCCGATATCACAGCTCCCGGAGTCCTTATCCTGGCCGCAGTGAAAGATTCCTATAAGTTTGAGTCTGGAACATCGATGTCTTGTCCCCATGTTTCTGGCGTAGCAGCTCTTCTTAAAGCAGCACATCCTCAGTGGTCTCCTGCTGCCATCAAATCAGCACTCGTCACAACTG CTCATACGGCCAATGCATACGGCTTCCCCATAGAAGCAGAGGGAGTTCCTCGAAAGCTCGCCGATCCTTTCGACTTTGGCGGCGGTCACATCGATCCTAACAAAGCCGCTGATCCCGGGCTTATTTATGACGTCGATCCCGAAGACTACTTCAAGTTCTTCAACTGCACTTACGGTCCGTCGACCAGTTGTGACTTGGTGGACAGTCGGCTGTATCGCCTGAATCTGCCCTCCATCTCCATTGCCGACTTGAAGAAGACACCACTGACGGTGTGGAGAACCGTAACCAATGTGGGGGACACGGATTCCATTTACAGGGCAATGGTGGAGTCTCCTCCGGGTGTCAACATGGTGGTCGAGCCTTCTCTTCTCCAGTTCAATGCTTCCACGACGACGCACAGCTTCGCGGTGACGTTCACGCCGCTTCAGATGGTGCAAGGGGACTTCAACTTCGGAAGCTTGACATGGTTTGATGATGGGAAGCACGCAGTAAGAATTCCTATCGCAGTTCGAGTGATCATCCATGATTCCTTCTCTGATACTTCTTAA